The segment TCCTCACAGCAGGGAATTAGCTTGTTGGAATGCTTGATGGCAATCACGGTGATAAGTGTAGTAATTTCATCTTTCACCCCGCCAATTTTTCTGGCAGTCGCTACCCAAATACAGAACCGCCGAGCCGAGCAAGCTGTCCAGCTGGCTCAGGCTGAAATAGACAGGGTAAGAAGCATAGCAGAACAGCAAGACTACGCCAACACAGATTTACCCCCTGAAGGAGCTACGGACGTTAAGCAGCAGTCTCCACCATCTGGAACCACTCCAAATCGCAACTCAATGTCTGCCACAACAGGTCTTTTAGTGGATGTCAACGGTGATGGCACTCAAGACTTTGTGGTGCAAACTTACCGCAATACGGGTGTTCCAGACAGCACCGGCAAAAAAGTTGCTTTTAATATGGGTGTGAGAGTTTATGCGGCAGTGATAACGCAAAATTATGGGCTGCTAGAAAGTCCGCCTCAGCGTAGCGCTTCCTTGCAACTCACTACGGCACTTGGCGCTCAAAAACGCCGACCTTTAGCAGTTATGTACACCACCGTTACTCACAGTGACGATCGCAATTCTCTGTGCAATTTACAGAAATTTTTAGGCGATCTTACCGGATCTGGGTGCCAGTAAACCTAACCCCAACTCCTCTCCTGCAAAGCGAGAGGAGAGCAAAAAAAGATTTTAGGTGCTTTACTCATATCCTAAAAAAAAATCAGCACTCAACACCTAAAGAGATCGCAGACGACAGGACTAAGGAGGGAATAAAAACGATGCCGGTAAAACTATTTACATTTCTGCTCAAGCGCCAGCGTATTCGTTTTGGAAAGCGCAAAACAGCCGGTTTTACTCTATTGGAGCTTTTGGTAAGTATTGTTATTTCCACTGTCATCATCATAGCGCTGCTAGACATGGTTGTGGATTTGTTGCAGACCGATC is part of the Argonema galeatum A003/A1 genome and harbors:
- a CDS encoding type IV pilus modification PilV family protein is translated as MLSLKTQSIQKSNTMSLALALLKLSKPNSSQQGISLLECLMAITVISVVISSFTPPIFLAVATQIQNRRAEQAVQLAQAEIDRVRSIAEQQDYANTDLPPEGATDVKQQSPPSGTTPNRNSMSATTGLLVDVNGDGTQDFVVQTYRNTGVPDSTGKKVAFNMGVRVYAAVITQNYGLLESPPQRSASLQLTTALGAQKRRPLAVMYTTVTHSDDRNSLCNLQKFLGDLTGSGCQ